One Streptomyces sp. NBC_01381 genomic window carries:
- a CDS encoding universal stress protein translates to MDKPLIVGVDGSDPSLAALDWAVDEAAAHGVPLLIVHASRWEWYEGHEPSFGINRSSVQALSDHIAASAVERALRRTSGVKVTSEVVSEDPAAALARLSAEADAVVVGSRGRGELAELLLGSVSLSVAAHAASPVIVVRGSEGKVTGGLSTVAVGVDDPEEAAHAVRFALREAQVRNAAVIAVHAWRCPAREMPDFPALTNDDHGRRAEQLVEEAVRGAAAAAGSGMTVRGRTVEGHARAALLDAARTADLLVVGARRRKGHVGMQLGPVNHAVLHHAACPVAVVPHV, encoded by the coding sequence GTGGACAAGCCCCTGATCGTCGGAGTCGACGGCTCGGATCCGAGCCTGGCCGCGCTGGACTGGGCCGTGGACGAGGCCGCGGCGCACGGGGTGCCGCTGCTTATCGTCCATGCGTCGCGGTGGGAGTGGTACGAAGGACACGAGCCGTCGTTCGGCATCAACCGCTCCTCCGTGCAGGCCCTCTCGGACCACATCGCCGCCTCGGCGGTGGAGCGCGCCCTGCGCCGCACCTCCGGCGTGAAGGTGACGAGCGAGGTGGTGTCCGAGGATCCGGCCGCCGCGCTGGCGCGGCTGAGCGCGGAGGCCGACGCCGTCGTCGTCGGCAGTCGCGGGCGCGGTGAACTCGCGGAACTGCTGCTCGGCTCGGTGAGTCTGTCCGTCGCCGCGCACGCCGCCTCACCGGTGATCGTCGTACGCGGCTCCGAAGGGAAGGTGACCGGAGGGCTCAGTACGGTCGCGGTCGGCGTGGACGATCCCGAAGAGGCTGCCCATGCGGTGCGGTTCGCTCTTCGCGAGGCTCAGGTGCGGAACGCCGCCGTGATCGCCGTTCACGCCTGGCGCTGCCCCGCCCGGGAGATGCCCGACTTCCCCGCACTGACGAACGACGACCATGGGCGCCGGGCCGAGCAGCTCGTCGAGGAGGCCGTGCGGGGTGCGGCGGCCGCCGCCGGCTCCGGCATGACGGTCCGCGGCCGGACCGTCGAGGGGCACGCGCGCGCCGCCCTCCTCGACGCCGCCCGCACGGCCGATCTCCTGGTGGTCGGCGCCCGCCGCCGCAAGGGACACGTCGGCATGCAACTCGGCCCCGTCAACCACGCCGTGCTGCACCACGCGGCCTGTCCCGTGGCCGTCGTCCCACACGTCTGA
- a CDS encoding hydrogenase maturation protease yields MPTRTHIAVIGVGNEFRRDDGLGWAVIARFRERAAERPLPAGTVLATCDGDPARLIGLREGSDLAVVVDAAHAHPAHPGRVHRLALDADAPARPGTTGSHGLGLGGTATELLADRAARLAPLTDLDVHDLIASPRCAPLLFGHGGTGPVGLEGLEQLLHRLSRMACDLPQLAEADFNPVLAWPGGTTALDVRVRLLPRTSHDPYLRRLR; encoded by the coding sequence ATGCCCACCCGGACCCATATCGCGGTGATCGGCGTCGGCAACGAGTTCCGGCGCGACGACGGCTTGGGCTGGGCAGTCATCGCCCGGTTCCGCGAGCGGGCCGCCGAACGGCCCCTGCCGGCCGGGACGGTCCTGGCCACCTGCGACGGCGACCCCGCCCGCCTGATCGGCCTGCGGGAGGGATCCGATCTCGCGGTGGTCGTGGACGCCGCACACGCGCACCCCGCCCACCCCGGACGCGTGCACCGGCTGGCTCTCGACGCCGACGCGCCGGCCCGGCCCGGGACGACCGGTTCGCACGGGCTCGGGCTCGGCGGCACGGCCACCGAGCTGCTTGCCGACCGCGCCGCCCGCCTGGCCCCACTCACCGACCTGGACGTCCATGACCTGATCGCCTCGCCGCGCTGTGCCCCGCTGCTCTTCGGACACGGCGGCACCGGTCCGGTCGGCCTCGAAGGCCTTGAGCAACTGCTGCACAGGCTCTCCCGAATGGCCTGTGACCTGCCACAGCTGGCGGAGGCCGACTTCAACCCCGTCCTGGCATGGCCGGGCGGCACCACGGCACTCGACGTGCGCGTACGACTGCTGCCTCGGACCTCCCACGATCCGTATCTGCGCCGACTGCGCTGA
- a CDS encoding CBS domain-containing protein, translating to MKHSKIGSVMTSEVVSAQYGTPFKEVAKRLAEYRISGLPVIDADDKVVGVISETDLLVREAQAPDPYQAPRRFRLPRVGKGGRKDRAKATARTAGQLMSTPPVCVHADNSIAEGARCMAQHKVERLPVVDEEDRLVGIVTRRDLLQVFLRADDEIRHEVIEQVLVRTLWLAPQTIKIDVQDGVVTLEGQLERRSEVPVALHMTREIDGVVAVVDKLTHRVDDSHLQPNDQAMRGVTDDWLRKL from the coding sequence ATGAAGCACAGCAAGATCGGTTCGGTGATGACCAGTGAGGTCGTCAGCGCCCAGTACGGCACGCCGTTCAAGGAGGTGGCCAAGCGCCTCGCCGAGTACCGCATCAGCGGGCTGCCCGTGATCGATGCCGACGACAAGGTGGTCGGGGTGATCTCCGAGACGGACCTGCTGGTGCGCGAGGCGCAGGCGCCCGACCCGTACCAGGCGCCGCGCCGCTTCCGGCTACCGCGGGTGGGCAAGGGCGGACGCAAGGACCGGGCCAAGGCCACGGCGCGTACAGCGGGACAGCTCATGTCCACGCCGCCCGTTTGCGTGCACGCCGACAACTCCATTGCCGAGGGCGCCCGTTGCATGGCCCAGCACAAGGTGGAGCGACTGCCCGTCGTCGACGAGGAGGACCGCCTGGTCGGCATCGTCACCCGGCGCGACCTCCTTCAGGTGTTCCTGCGCGCCGATGACGAGATCCGCCACGAAGTGATCGAACAGGTCCTGGTGCGCACCCTGTGGCTGGCACCCCAGACCATCAAAATCGACGTGCAGGACGGTGTGGTGACCCTCGAGGGCCAGCTGGAGCGCCGCAGCGAGGTACCCGTCGCCCTGCACATGACGCGTGAGATCGATGGTGTCGTGGCGGTCGTGGACAAGCTCACCCACCGTGTGGACGACTCCCACCTGCAGCCGAACGACCAAGCGATGCGCGGCGTCACGGACGACTGGCTGCGCAAACTCTGA
- a CDS encoding universal stress protein, whose protein sequence is MPTQRTITAGVDGSPESLEAADWAAREALRRDLPLHLIHAYDVPSERSHLPEIEVPFHRERGALDRAVVQLSYAHPALGILDEQVTGPPVRALLAAAESSALLVVGSRGFGALAGVLVGSVALAVAARADCPVVLVRAGGHPEDDPEGSAAGPNRPVVLGLDLDRPCDELLEFAFFAAAARHAPLHVVHTWAVPLVPSADATDPTVAKSRSLSASLTPWRNKFPGTQVTERLVHGLAGHHLVKAAAEAGLLVVGRRISAGGRLGRTAHAAIHRTRCPVAIVPHS, encoded by the coding sequence ATGCCCACGCAACGGACCATCACCGCAGGCGTCGACGGCTCGCCCGAGAGCCTGGAAGCCGCGGACTGGGCGGCCCGAGAAGCCCTGCGCCGCGACCTGCCGCTCCACCTCATCCATGCCTACGACGTGCCCTCGGAGCGAAGCCATCTGCCGGAGATCGAGGTCCCGTTCCACCGCGAGCGCGGTGCGCTCGACCGCGCCGTCGTCCAGCTCTCCTACGCACACCCCGCCCTGGGGATCCTGGACGAGCAGGTCACCGGACCACCGGTGCGGGCACTGTTGGCAGCGGCCGAATCCTCGGCCCTGCTGGTGGTCGGTTCACGCGGCTTCGGCGCGCTCGCCGGCGTCTTGGTCGGCTCGGTGGCCCTGGCGGTCGCGGCCCGGGCCGACTGCCCGGTCGTCCTGGTGCGGGCGGGCGGACATCCCGAGGACGATCCTGAAGGCTCGGCGGCAGGACCGAACCGTCCGGTCGTGCTCGGCCTCGACCTGGACCGGCCCTGCGACGAACTGCTGGAGTTCGCCTTCTTCGCCGCGGCCGCCCGCCACGCGCCGCTGCATGTCGTGCACACCTGGGCGGTTCCTCTCGTCCCCAGCGCTGACGCCACCGATCCCACGGTGGCGAAGTCCCGCTCTCTCTCTGCCTCGCTCACGCCTTGGCGGAACAAGTTCCCAGGGACGCAGGTCACCGAGCGGCTCGTGCACGGTCTGGCCGGCCACCATCTGGTCAAGGCCGCTGCGGAGGCCGGCCTGCTCGTCGTCGGCCGCCGCATCTCCGCAGGGGGGCGCCTCGGACGCACCGCTCACGCGGCGATACATCGCACCCGATGCCCGGTCGCGATCGTTCCGCACTCCTGA
- a CDS encoding oxidoreductase translates to MGLPTLAVFKLASCDGCQLTLLDCEDELLGLAGQVEIAHFLEASSAVRPGPYDLTLVEGSVTTPADAERIHAIRAASRHLVTIGACATAGGIQALRNFADVDEFTRTVYARPDYIDTLATSTPASAHVDVDFELRGCPIDRRQLLEVITAYLAGPLGPVTHAGCGAICPAYGRGCFGPSGSVNLPALIPVLHRDGMDDRDTERFLHTFNTAAFEEELRR, encoded by the coding sequence ATGGGGCTGCCGACGCTGGCCGTGTTCAAGCTCGCCTCCTGTGACGGCTGCCAGCTCACCCTGCTCGACTGCGAGGACGAACTTCTCGGCCTCGCGGGGCAGGTGGAGATCGCCCACTTCCTGGAAGCCTCCAGCGCGGTCCGGCCAGGACCGTACGACCTCACGCTGGTCGAAGGCTCCGTCACCACGCCCGCCGACGCCGAACGGATCCACGCGATCCGGGCCGCCTCCCGCCACCTGGTGACGATAGGGGCCTGCGCGACGGCCGGTGGCATCCAGGCGCTGCGCAACTTCGCGGACGTCGACGAGTTCACCCGCACCGTCTACGCCCGCCCCGACTACATCGACACGCTCGCCACCTCCACCCCCGCCTCCGCGCACGTGGACGTCGACTTCGAACTGCGCGGCTGCCCCATCGACCGCCGCCAGCTTCTTGAGGTCATCACCGCGTACCTGGCAGGACCTCTGGGCCCGGTCACGCACGCCGGCTGCGGGGCGATCTGCCCGGCGTACGGGCGCGGCTGCTTCGGCCCGTCCGGGTCGGTGAACCTGCCCGCGCTGATCCCGGTGCTGCACCGCGACGGCATGGACGACCGCGACACCGAACGCTTCCTGCACACCTTCAACACCGCAGCGTTCGAAGAGGAGTTGCGCCGATGA
- a CDS encoding AIR synthase-related protein gives MRGALPLALTLAVTAEEGLPLAELRAVLASGGKAAHQVGAPVITGDTKVVGRGAADRLFLNTTGIGRRIPGLNPSAARARPADIVLLSGPIGPHGTAVLSSREGLGFETDIASDTRPLHRLVQALAHLSGAVHSLRDPTRGGLATSLNEIAGASGVGVEIEETAVPVPAQQGLPTGSYCAR, from the coding sequence ATGCGCGGCGCGCTGCCCCTCGCCCTGACCCTCGCGGTGACCGCAGAGGAGGGCCTGCCGCTCGCGGAACTCCGTGCCGTCCTGGCCTCCGGGGGGAAGGCCGCGCACCAGGTCGGAGCCCCCGTCATCACCGGAGACACCAAGGTCGTCGGACGCGGCGCCGCCGACCGCCTCTTCCTCAACACGACCGGCATCGGTCGCCGCATCCCGGGCCTGAATCCCTCCGCGGCCCGCGCGCGCCCCGCCGACATCGTCCTGCTCTCCGGACCGATCGGCCCGCACGGCACCGCCGTACTCTCGAGCCGTGAAGGGCTCGGCTTCGAGACGGACATCGCCTCTGACACCCGCCCCCTGCACCGCCTCGTCCAGGCACTCGCCCACCTCAGCGGCGCCGTCCACAGCCTGCGTGACCCCACCCGCGGCGGTCTGGCCACCTCGCTCAACGAGATCGCGGGCGCCTCGGGCGTCGGCGTGGAGATCGAAGAGACCGCCGTGCCCGTGCCCGCACAGCAGGGCCTTCCCACCGGGTCGTACTGCGCACGCTGA
- a CDS encoding CBS domain-containing protein, which produces MLHSPRTVSDVMTHTVIAVGREAPFKEIIELMEQWKISALPVVAGEGWVIGVVSEADLLPKEEFRDSDPTRFDQLRRLSDLAKAGGLTAGEVMSTPAVSVHSDTTLPQAARIMALRHIKRLPVIDAHGLLQGVVSRSDLLKVFLRTDEELADEVTRTVTAFLFPDGAVTVAVEGGVVTLGGEIRDRTLVPVAARLTRAVEGVVDVRVEPAEPAPRTPPR; this is translated from the coding sequence GTGCTCCACTCCCCGCGCACCGTGAGCGACGTGATGACCCACACCGTCATCGCTGTGGGCCGTGAGGCCCCCTTCAAGGAGATCATCGAGCTGATGGAGCAGTGGAAGATCAGCGCGCTGCCCGTCGTCGCCGGCGAGGGCTGGGTCATCGGTGTGGTCTCCGAGGCGGACCTGCTGCCCAAGGAGGAGTTCCGCGACAGCGACCCCACGCGCTTCGACCAGCTGCGCCGCCTCTCCGACCTCGCCAAGGCCGGCGGCCTGACCGCGGGCGAGGTGATGAGCACCCCTGCTGTCAGCGTCCACTCGGACACCACTCTCCCGCAGGCCGCCCGCATCATGGCCCTGCGGCACATCAAGCGACTCCCCGTGATCGACGCCCATGGCCTGCTGCAGGGCGTGGTGAGCCGCAGCGACCTGCTGAAGGTGTTCCTGCGCACCGACGAGGAACTCGCGGACGAGGTGACCCGCACCGTGACCGCGTTCCTCTTCCCGGACGGGGCCGTCACGGTCGCGGTCGAAGGGGGTGTGGTCACCCTCGGCGGAGAGATCCGTGACAGGACCCTCGTGCCGGTGGCCGCCCGGCTCACGCGGGCCGTCGAAGGCGTCGTGGACGTGCGCGTGGAACCGGCCGAACCGGCGCCGCGGACACCGCCCCGATGA
- a CDS encoding phosphoketolase, with product MAHVRLTTLDAHWRAANYLAVGQIYLMSNPLLTEPLRPEHIKPRLLGHWGTSPGLNLVHTHLNRLIQEHGLDALCVWGPGHGGPAVLANSWLEGSYSETYPDITRDASGMAKLFRQFSFPGGVPSHVAPETPGSIHEGGELGYSLAHAYGAAFDNPRLLVACVIGDGEAETGPLAASWHSNKFLDPVHDGAVLPILHLNGYKIANPTVLSRIPESELDALLKGYGHEPLHVTGDDPRKVHQAMAKAMDQALERITAIQQTARNGGASHGRARWPVIVLRTPKGWTGPATVDGVPVEGTWRSHQVPLSGVRENPDHLAQLETWLRSYRPEELFDKHGRPTPEVLACIPDGRRRLGATPHANGGLLTRALPLPPLEHFAVPVEKPGSALHEPTRVLGGLIAHVMAETAERRDFRVVGPDETASNRLGALFDVTGKAWQAQTLDTDEHLAPDGRVAEILSEHLCQGWLEGYTLTGRHGLFSCYEAFVHIVDSMVNQHIKWLKTSRSLPWRAPVPSLNYLLTSHVWRQDHNGFSHQDPGFVDHVLNKSPEVVRVYLPPDANTLLSVAEHVLQSRDYVNVVVAGKQPCFDWLSLDDARTHCARGAGIWEWAGSETGGREPDVVLACAGDVPTQEVLAAAQLLRRHLPDLAVRMVNVVDMTRLLPREEHPHGMPDSEYDALFTPDKPVIFAYHGYPWLIHRLAYRRTGHAQLHVRGYKEAGTTTTPFDMVVRNDLDRYRLVMDVIDRVPGLAVRAAAVRQTMADTRTRHHAWIREHGTDLPEVADWTWTG from the coding sequence GTGGCACACGTACGACTGACGACCCTGGACGCCCACTGGCGCGCGGCGAACTACCTGGCCGTCGGCCAGATCTACCTCATGAGCAACCCCCTGCTGACCGAACCGCTGCGGCCCGAGCACATCAAGCCGCGCCTGCTCGGCCACTGGGGCACCTCCCCCGGGCTCAACCTCGTACACACCCACCTCAACCGCCTCATCCAGGAACACGGTCTGGACGCGCTGTGCGTGTGGGGGCCGGGGCACGGCGGCCCGGCCGTGCTGGCCAACTCCTGGCTCGAGGGCTCGTACAGCGAGACGTACCCCGACATCACCCGGGACGCGTCAGGCATGGCGAAGCTGTTCCGGCAGTTCTCCTTCCCCGGCGGCGTGCCGAGCCATGTGGCCCCGGAGACGCCCGGCTCGATCCACGAGGGCGGCGAACTCGGCTACTCCCTCGCGCACGCCTACGGAGCCGCCTTCGACAACCCGCGCCTCCTCGTCGCCTGCGTCATCGGTGACGGCGAGGCCGAGACGGGACCGCTCGCCGCCTCCTGGCACTCCAACAAGTTCCTCGACCCGGTCCACGACGGCGCGGTCCTGCCCATCCTCCACCTCAACGGCTACAAGATCGCCAACCCGACGGTGCTCTCCCGTATCCCCGAGTCCGAACTGGACGCCCTCCTCAAGGGATACGGCCACGAACCGCTGCACGTCACCGGCGACGACCCGCGCAAGGTCCACCAGGCGATGGCCAAGGCCATGGACCAGGCCCTGGAACGCATCACCGCCATCCAGCAGACCGCCCGGAACGGCGGCGCGTCGCACGGCCGCGCGCGCTGGCCGGTGATCGTGCTGCGCACGCCCAAGGGCTGGACGGGCCCCGCGACCGTGGACGGCGTGCCGGTCGAGGGAACCTGGCGCTCCCACCAGGTGCCGCTCTCCGGCGTACGCGAAAACCCTGACCACCTGGCCCAGTTGGAGACGTGGCTGCGCTCCTACCGGCCAGAGGAACTCTTCGACAAGCACGGCCGCCCCACCCCCGAGGTGCTCGCCTGCATCCCCGATGGCCGACGACGGCTGGGCGCCACCCCGCACGCCAACGGCGGCCTGCTCACCCGCGCGCTTCCCCTCCCGCCCCTTGAACATTTCGCCGTCCCCGTCGAGAAACCGGGATCCGCCCTGCACGAACCCACGCGGGTACTCGGCGGTCTCATCGCCCACGTCATGGCGGAGACCGCCGAGCGCCGTGACTTCCGGGTCGTGGGCCCGGACGAGACCGCCTCCAACCGGCTCGGCGCACTCTTCGACGTCACCGGCAAGGCCTGGCAGGCCCAGACCCTGGACACCGACGAGCACCTCGCCCCGGACGGGCGGGTCGCGGAGATTCTCTCCGAACACCTCTGCCAGGGCTGGCTGGAGGGCTACACGCTCACCGGCCGTCACGGTCTCTTCTCCTGCTACGAAGCCTTCGTCCACATCGTCGACTCGATGGTCAACCAGCACATCAAGTGGCTGAAGACCTCGCGTTCACTGCCCTGGCGCGCGCCGGTCCCGTCCCTCAACTACCTGCTGACATCGCACGTCTGGCGCCAGGACCACAACGGCTTCTCCCATCAGGACCCCGGCTTCGTCGACCACGTACTCAACAAGAGCCCCGAGGTCGTCCGCGTCTACCTCCCGCCGGACGCGAACACCCTGCTCTCCGTCGCCGAACACGTCCTGCAGAGCCGCGACTACGTCAATGTCGTCGTCGCGGGGAAGCAGCCCTGCTTCGACTGGCTCTCCCTCGACGACGCCCGCACCCACTGCGCGCGCGGCGCCGGCATCTGGGAGTGGGCCGGATCGGAGACGGGCGGGCGCGAGCCCGATGTGGTGCTCGCCTGCGCGGGCGACGTCCCCACCCAGGAAGTCCTCGCCGCGGCCCAGCTGTTGCGCCGGCACCTGCCCGACCTCGCCGTCCGCATGGTCAACGTCGTAGACATGACGCGACTCCTGCCCCGCGAGGAACACCCGCACGGCATGCCCGACTCCGAGTACGACGCGCTCTTCACCCCCGACAAGCCCGTCATCTTCGCCTACCACGGCTATCCCTGGCTGATCCACCGCCTCGCCTACCGCCGCACCGGACACGCACAACTGCACGTCCGCGGCTACAAGGAGGCGGGCACCACCACCACGCCCTTCGACATGGTCGTACGCAACGACCTCGACCGCTACCGCCTGGTCATGGACGTCATCGACCGCGTCCCCGGCCTCGCCGTACGCGCCGCGGCCGTCCGCCAGACCATGGCGGACACCCGCACCCGCCACCACGCGTGGATCCGCGAACACGGCACCGACCTCCCCGAGGTCGCCGACTGGACCTGGACCGGCTGA
- a CDS encoding 4Fe-4S ferredoxin, whose translation MTTGGATAVLDRNGLNALVAELNADGRTVVGPTVRDGAIVLAELDSADQLPYGWGVELEAGHYRLRRREDGAAFAHSAGPQSWKNFLHPQREKLWSADRAPDGTVAISTETADRPSYAFLGVRPCDLRAIAIQDQVLTGGHFRDSGYEERRRGAFLIAAECTEPGATCFCVSMGGGPGADAGFDLALTEVVDQAGQRFFVRVGSEAGAELLAKLPHREADATTRGAAVAAVSDAVDKMGRAMPPVSLQQLMGSSLDAERRQRWDSCFDLDFSYVHGGPVCSSGRSRCIVWCPVGIDITEEVTALQAEAGARNEEAER comes from the coding sequence ATGACGACCGGCGGAGCCACGGCAGTCCTCGACCGGAACGGCCTGAACGCCCTCGTCGCGGAGTTGAATGCCGACGGCCGCACGGTCGTTGGACCCACGGTCCGTGACGGTGCGATCGTCCTTGCCGAACTCGATTCGGCCGATCAACTCCCGTACGGCTGGGGCGTGGAGCTGGAGGCCGGGCACTACCGGCTGCGGCGCCGCGAGGACGGAGCGGCCTTCGCGCACTCGGCCGGTCCGCAGTCCTGGAAGAACTTCCTGCATCCGCAGCGGGAGAAGCTGTGGAGCGCGGACCGCGCCCCCGATGGAACGGTGGCCATCAGCACGGAGACCGCCGACCGGCCCTCGTATGCCTTCCTCGGAGTCCGCCCCTGCGACCTGCGGGCCATCGCGATCCAGGACCAGGTACTGACCGGCGGTCACTTCAGGGACAGCGGCTATGAGGAACGCCGGAGGGGGGCGTTCCTCATAGCCGCCGAGTGCACCGAGCCGGGTGCGACCTGCTTCTGCGTCTCCATGGGCGGCGGCCCCGGCGCCGACGCGGGCTTCGACCTCGCGCTCACCGAGGTCGTCGACCAGGCGGGGCAACGATTCTTCGTACGGGTAGGCAGCGAGGCGGGCGCGGAGCTGCTCGCCAAGCTCCCCCACCGCGAGGCCGATGCCACCACCCGGGGCGCGGCCGTCGCCGCGGTCTCCGATGCCGTCGACAAGATGGGGCGGGCCATGCCGCCGGTGAGCCTGCAGCAGTTGATGGGTTCGAGCCTGGACGCCGAGCGCCGGCAGCGCTGGGACTCCTGCTTCGACCTGGACTTCTCGTACGTCCATGGCGGGCCGGTGTGTTCCTCGGGCCGCAGCCGCTGCATCGTCTGGTGCCCGGTCGGCATCGACATCACCGAAGAGGTCACGGCCCTGCAAGCGGAGGCCGGGGCCCGGAACGAGGAGGCGGAACGATGA
- a CDS encoding Crp/Fnr family transcriptional regulator, whose protein sequence is MTSTTTLLSTLPVAHRERLMRIAREVSFPAGTRIFEEGGHADRFWIVRTGSVVLDMHVPGRSSPAIETLGHGELVGWSWLFPPYVWQLGAVAQSPVRAHEFDALAVRLMCEDDQALGAVVGQWVGRVLAHRLQSARTRLLDLYAPYGSGSGVRG, encoded by the coding sequence ATGACCAGCACCACGACCCTGCTGAGCACCCTTCCGGTCGCGCATCGCGAACGGCTGATGCGCATCGCGCGAGAGGTGTCCTTCCCGGCCGGAACGCGGATCTTCGAGGAGGGCGGGCACGCCGACCGGTTCTGGATCGTCCGCACCGGATCGGTCGTCCTCGACATGCATGTCCCCGGCCGCAGTTCACCGGCGATCGAGACGCTGGGCCACGGTGAACTGGTCGGCTGGTCCTGGCTGTTCCCGCCGTACGTGTGGCAGCTCGGCGCCGTGGCCCAGAGTCCCGTGCGCGCCCACGAGTTCGACGCGCTCGCGGTCCGGCTGATGTGTGAGGACGATCAGGCCCTGGGCGCGGTGGTCGGCCAGTGGGTGGGCCGGGTCCTTGCCCACCGGCTGCAGTCGGCCAGGACCCGGCTCCTGGACCTGTACGCCCCCTACGGCAGTGGAAGCGGTGTGCGGGGATGA
- a CDS encoding Ni/Fe hydrogenase subunit alpha, translating to MTHRGSRVLHVGSLSRVEGEGALHLSVRDGAVTEARLRIYEPPRFFEAFLRGRAYTEPPDITARVCGICPVAYQLSACAAIEDACGITVVPALRELRRLLYCGEWIESQTLHIYLLHAPDFLGCDGAIELARTARAHVERGLRLKQAGNAILELLGGRAIHPVNVRLGGFHRTPTHHELRPLGEQLRRAADDAWQTVEWVAGFDFPDAETDADLFALAAPGTYAIENGMPAVLRADGTLSSFPLHTFLDRVQEEHLPHSTALHSTLDGRRHLTGSLARFAISGRWLSRTAVEAARAAGLGDPYEGAVCRNPYRSILVRAVEVVYAVDEALRIIDTYEPPRRPYSEVPAAAGTGHGATEAPRGLLYHRYLLDADGTVTDARLVPPTAQNQGAIEDDLRRTAQLAITQSSATDQELTQLCERAIRNHDPCISCSTHFLDLTVDRT from the coding sequence ATGACGCACCGGGGATCCCGTGTCCTGCACGTCGGCTCGCTCTCCCGGGTCGAGGGCGAAGGCGCCCTGCATTTGAGTGTCCGCGACGGGGCGGTCACCGAGGCGCGGCTGCGGATCTACGAGCCGCCGCGGTTCTTCGAGGCCTTCCTGCGAGGCAGGGCGTACACCGAACCGCCGGACATCACCGCCCGGGTGTGCGGGATCTGCCCGGTCGCCTACCAACTGAGTGCCTGCGCCGCGATCGAGGACGCTTGCGGGATCACCGTCGTCCCGGCCCTGCGCGAACTGCGGCGGCTGCTGTACTGCGGCGAATGGATCGAGAGCCAGACCCTGCACATCTACCTCCTGCACGCCCCCGATTTCCTCGGCTGCGACGGCGCCATCGAGCTTGCCCGCACCGCCCGCGCACACGTCGAGCGCGGGCTGCGCCTGAAGCAGGCGGGCAACGCGATCCTCGAACTTCTCGGCGGCCGCGCCATCCACCCCGTCAACGTCCGCCTAGGCGGCTTCCACCGCACCCCGACGCACCACGAACTACGGCCACTGGGAGAGCAGTTGAGGCGTGCCGCGGACGATGCCTGGCAGACCGTCGAATGGGTGGCGGGCTTCGACTTCCCCGACGCCGAGACCGACGCCGACCTGTTCGCGCTGGCCGCCCCGGGAACGTACGCCATCGAGAACGGCATGCCGGCGGTCCTGCGTGCGGACGGCACGCTGAGCAGCTTTCCGCTCCATACCTTCCTGGACCGTGTGCAGGAGGAGCACCTGCCGCACTCGACCGCCCTGCACTCCACTCTCGACGGGCGTCGTCATCTCACGGGATCACTGGCCCGGTTCGCGATCAGCGGGCGCTGGCTGTCGCGCACGGCGGTGGAGGCCGCCCGCGCGGCCGGGCTCGGTGACCCCTACGAAGGGGCGGTCTGCCGCAACCCGTACCGGTCGATCCTCGTCCGGGCCGTGGAGGTCGTGTACGCCGTCGACGAAGCGCTGCGGATCATCGACACGTACGAGCCGCCGCGCCGCCCGTACAGCGAGGTCCCTGCCGCCGCGGGCACCGGACACGGTGCCACGGAGGCCCCGCGCGGCCTCCTCTACCACCGTTACCTGCTGGACGCCGACGGCACCGTCACCGACGCCCGCCTCGTGCCGCCCACCGCGCAGAACCAGGGCGCCATCGAGGACGACCTGCGCCGCACCGCCCAGTTGGCGATCACCCAAAGCAGTGCGACGGACCAGGAGTTGACGCAGCTGTGCGAGCGGGCCATCCGCAACCACGACCCGTGCATCTCCTGCTCCACCCACTTCCTCGACCTGACCGTCGACCGCACCTGA